From Candidatus Rubidus massiliensis, a single genomic window includes:
- a CDS encoding EVE domain protein, whose amino-acid sequence MRYWIGVVSKEHVMRGVQGGFAQVCHGKEGPLKQMRPNDWIIYYSPTLKFGEKEPCKAFTAIGRIEPGEPYPFQMSEDFIPYRRNVKFFPAKEVSILPLIDSLTFIQDKKKWGFPFRRGCFFISESDFSTIATQMEMITAITLNSE is encoded by the coding sequence ATGCGCTACTGGATCGGTGTTGTAAGTAAAGAACATGTGATGAGAGGAGTTCAAGGAGGATTTGCGCAAGTCTGTCATGGAAAAGAGGGCCCTTTAAAACAAATGCGGCCAAATGATTGGATTATCTATTATTCCCCAACATTAAAGTTCGGTGAAAAAGAGCCTTGTAAGGCATTTACAGCGATTGGACGGATTGAGCCTGGCGAACCATATCCATTTCAAATGAGTGAGGACTTTATCCCTTATAGGAGAAATGTAAAGTTCTTTCCTGCAAAGGAAGTGTCGATTTTGCCACTAATCGATTCGCTCACTTTTATTCAGGATAAGAAAAAATGGGGCTTTCCATTTCGTCGAGGATGCTTTTTCATTTCAGAAAGTGATTTTAGCACAATCGCGACTCAAATGGAAATGATTACAGCCATCACATTGAATAGTGAATGA
- the ohrR gene encoding Organic hydroperoxide resistance transcriptional regulator, with translation MKDVAWKKVSQFDGPEQSPGFLLWQVSTQWRRQIEAVLTTLGLTHPQFVLLASIGWLTRNHANITQVELARHCSMDITMTSQVLRALEKKGFIERHKRNDDERSKFPRLTKNGAELVEQALPLVEAVDLKFFDKLGQDMSKCIEILQKLS, from the coding sequence ATGAAAGATGTTGCGTGGAAGAAAGTTAGTCAATTTGATGGACCAGAACAGAGTCCTGGATTTCTATTATGGCAAGTGAGCACACAATGGCGCCGTCAAATTGAAGCTGTCTTGACTACTCTCGGTTTAACCCATCCACAATTCGTTCTTTTGGCAAGCATTGGATGGCTAACGCGTAACCATGCAAATATTACTCAGGTTGAGCTTGCTAGGCATTGCAGTATGGATATCACGATGACATCACAAGTTTTACGTGCATTGGAAAAGAAGGGATTTATCGAACGGCACAAACGAAATGATGATGAGCGATCAAAGTTCCCTCGCTTAACTAAAAATGGTGCGGAGCTTGTTGAGCAGGCATTACCTCTTGTCGAAGCTGTTGACCTAAAGTTTTTTGATAAACTTGGCCAGGATATGAGTAAGTGCATCGAGATCTTACAGAAATTATCTTAA